In Saccharolobus solfataricus, a genomic segment contains:
- a CDS encoding sugar phosphate nucleotidyltransferase, whose product MVSAIVLAGGYATRLRPLSLTKPKALFPILNKPILGYILESLINSDVSDIYLSLRVMADKIIDYLKDTSMLDKVKIEVESEPLGDAGPLKLISQKYNLDDDVLVIYGDIYSEINIKSLLDFYYKKSCDAVVVGTEVEDPRRYGVLYTENDVLVELIEKPKKPISNLINGGVYIFKKDLFKLVETPSSISKDFLPKLLRTKSISVYKYHGIWADIGVPDDYLRLNFEVLVQKYPKGYINSSAKVSEKSTLIPPYYIGSKNVIGEDAYITSNTILGNDVEIGKGTYISESILMNKVQVKEYTYISGSIIADKTKIGRWNHILDGSILGEEVITSDGVLINRRTIILPNKEVKEHVYDKGKIIL is encoded by the coding sequence ATGGTATCCGCAATTGTACTAGCTGGAGGTTATGCTACTAGACTTAGGCCTTTAAGTTTGACTAAACCGAAAGCTCTTTTCCCCATTTTAAACAAACCTATACTGGGTTACATTTTGGAAAGTCTTATCAATTCCGATGTTAGTGATATATATTTATCATTAAGAGTAATGGCTGACAAGATAATCGATTACTTAAAGGATACTAGCATGCTAGATAAGGTTAAGATAGAAGTTGAAAGTGAACCTTTAGGTGATGCAGGACCTTTAAAATTGATCTCCCAGAAGTATAATTTAGATGATGACGTTTTGGTCATATATGGAGATATATATAGTGAGATAAATATAAAATCCCTTCTCGATTTTTATTATAAAAAGAGTTGTGATGCAGTAGTAGTTGGTACGGAAGTTGAAGATCCGAGAAGATATGGTGTACTTTATACAGAAAATGATGTCTTAGTAGAGTTAATAGAAAAACCTAAAAAACCTATAAGCAATTTGATTAACGGAGGAGTATATATTTTTAAAAAGGATCTATTCAAGTTAGTAGAAACTCCATCTTCTATTAGTAAGGATTTTTTACCTAAGCTACTTAGAACTAAGTCCATTTCAGTGTATAAATATCACGGGATATGGGCAGATATAGGAGTCCCAGACGACTATCTTAGACTCAATTTTGAAGTATTAGTACAGAAATACCCTAAGGGTTATATAAACTCGTCAGCTAAGGTCAGTGAAAAATCTACGCTTATTCCGCCCTATTATATTGGTTCGAAAAATGTTATTGGAGAGGATGCATATATTACCTCTAATACTATTTTGGGTAATGATGTAGAAATAGGAAAAGGAACATACATATCTGAGAGTATACTAATGAATAAAGTGCAAGTTAAAGAATATACATATATCTCAGGATCTATAATAGCTGACAAAACTAAGATAGGGAGATGGAATCATATATTAGATGGGTCTATTTTAGGTGAAGAGGTAATTACTAGCGATGGAGTACTTATAAATCGACGTACGATAATCTTGCCTAATAAGGAAGTGAAGGAACACGTTTATGATAAAGGCAAAATAATACTATAA
- a CDS encoding superoxide dismutase, with protein MTLQIQFKKYELPPLPYKIDALEPYISKDIIDVHYNGHHKGYVNGANSLLERLEKVVKGDLQTGQYDIQGIIRGLTFNINGHKLHALYWENMAPSGKGGGKPGGALADLINKQYGSFDRFKQVFTETANSLPGTGWAVLYYDTESGNLQIMTFENHFQNHIAEIPIILILDEFEHAYYLQYKNKRADYVNAWWNVVNWDAAEKKLQKYLTK; from the coding sequence ATGACTCTCCAAATTCAGTTTAAAAAGTACGAGCTACCTCCATTACCCTACAAGATAGATGCATTAGAACCGTATATAAGTAAAGATATAATTGATGTACATTATAACGGACATCATAAAGGCTATGTAAATGGAGCAAATTCACTCCTAGAAAGACTAGAAAAAGTAGTAAAAGGAGATTTACAAACAGGGCAATATGATATTCAAGGTATTATACGTGGTCTTACGTTTAACATTAATGGACACAAGTTACACGCCTTGTATTGGGAAAATATGGCACCAAGTGGAAAAGGTGGTGGAAAACCTGGTGGTGCACTAGCAGACTTAATAAACAAGCAATATGGTAGTTTTGATAGGTTTAAGCAAGTATTTACTGAAACTGCTAATTCACTACCCGGGACTGGTTGGGCTGTTCTCTATTACGATACTGAGTCTGGCAATTTGCAAATTATGACGTTCGAAAATCACTTCCAAAATCATATAGCGGAAATACCAATAATATTAATACTAGATGAGTTCGAGCATGCGTACTATCTTCAGTATAAGAACAAGAGAGCTGATTACGTTAATGCTTGGTGGAATGTAGTAAATTGGGATGCAGCGGAAAAGAAGTTACAGAAATATTTAACGAAGTAA